The following coding sequences lie in one Carassius gibelio isolate Cgi1373 ecotype wild population from Czech Republic chromosome A17, carGib1.2-hapl.c, whole genome shotgun sequence genomic window:
- the LOC128031361 gene encoding receptor-type tyrosine-protein phosphatase epsilon isoform X2, with translation MRKNFRLWFREQRKDLVTSVDKKLANGFSEDQEQTVVLLPRSPSPSKRYFPIPLDSLEEEFRLRLADDGKLFREEFNSLPCGFGCGTFEEASREENREKNRYPNILPYDHSRVLLSHIDGYMGSDYINASYIDGYREKNKFIAAQGPKPETVGDFWRMVWEHKSATIVMLTNTRERKEEKCYQYWPEQGCWIYGCVRVAMEDVTVLVDYTIRTFCVQHHAADGCRAPRLVTQLHFTSWPDFGVPLSPIGMLKFLKKVKTVNPAHAGPIIVHCSAGVGRTGTFIVIDAMMDMMHAEARVDVSGFVSRIRKQRCQLIQTDMQYSFIYQALLEHYLYGDTELDIASLEGHLHKLHNTHTQMDRVGLEEEFRKLTNVRIMKENMRTGNLPANMRKNRVLQIIPYDFNRVILSMKRGQEFTDYINASFLDGYRQKDYFIATQAPLAHTVQDFWRMVWEWKCHSIVMLTELKEREQEKCVRYWPGEGSVSFGEYVLELKRETLCETFSIRDMLLSYASEKQTRLVRQFHFHGWPEIGIPSDGKGMIDIIAAVQKQQQQSGNNPIVVHCSAGAGRTGTFIALSNILERVKAEGLLDVFQTVKSLRTQRPHMVQTVEQYDFCYRVVQDFVDIYSDYANFK, from the exons ATGAGAAAGAACTTTAGATTGTG GTTTAGAGAGCAAAGGAAGGATCTTGTCACCTCGGTTGACAAAAAGTTGGCAAATGGCTTTTCGGAAGATCAAG AACAAACGGTGGTGCTCCTCCCCAGATCGCCCTCTCCATCAAAGCGTTATTTCCCCATTCCTCTGGACTCCCTGGAGGAAGAGTTTCGCCTACGCTTGGCAGATGATGGCAAACTGTTCAGAGAGGAATTTAAT TCTTTGCCATGCGGTTTTGGCTGTGGTACCTTTGAAGAGGCGAGCAGAGAGGAGAACAGAGAAAAGAACAGATATCCCAATATTCTGCCCT ATGACCACTCAAGAGTGCTGCTTTCACACATAGATGGATATATGGGCTCGGATTACATAAACGCCTCTTATATAGAT GGctacagagaaaaaaacaaatttattgCAGCTCAAG GCCCAAAACCAGAGACAGTGGGAGATTTCTGGAGGATGGTTTGGGAGCACAAATCTGCCACTATAGTCATGTTGACCAAcacaagagagagaaaagag GAAAAGTGCTATCAGTACTGGCCTGAGCAGGGCTGCTGGATCTACGGCTGTGTGAGGGTGGCAATGGAAGATGTCACAGTGTTGGTGGACTACACAATCAGGACGTTCTGTGTGCAGCAC CATGCTGCTGATGGCTGCAGAGCTCCAAGGTTGGTCACTCAGCTGCATTTCACCAGTTGGCCTGATTTTGGCGTACCCCTCTCCCCTATTGGCATGCTTAAGTTCCTCAAAAAAGTCAAGACTGTGAACCCTGCCCATGCTGGACCAATCATAGTGCACTGTAG CGCTGGGGTCGGCAGGACTGGGACGTTCATTGTGATTGACGCAATGATGGATATGATGCATGCTGAAGCGAGAGTCGACGTGTCCGGCTTTGTGTCCAGAATAAGAAAGCAGCGCTGTCAGCTCATTCAAACAGAT ATGCAGTATTCGTTCATTTACCAGGCACTTTTGGAGCATTACCTGTATGGTGACACAGAGTTAGACATTGCTTCTTTAGAAGGCCACCTCCACAaactccacaacacacacacacaaatggaccGAGTGGGTCTGGAGGAAGAGTTCAGA AAACTGACTAATGTCCGCATAATGAAAGAGAACATGAGAACCGGAAATCTGCCTGCCAACATGAGAAAAAACCGAGTACTGCAGATCATCCCAT ATGACTTCAACAGGGTAATATTATCAATGAAAAGAGGGCAAGAATTCACAGACTACATTAATGCATCTTTTTTAGAT GGTTATAGGCAGAAGGATTACTTCATAGCAACTCAGGCACCTTTGGCTCACACTGTGCAGGACTTCTGGCGCATGGTATGGGAGTGGAAGTGCCACTCTATTGTCATGCTTACTGagctgaaagagagagaacag GAGAAGTGTGTACGTTACTGGCCAGGAGAGGGAAGTGTTTCATTCGGAGAGTATGTACTGGAGCTGAAGAGAGAAACACTTTGTGAGACTTTCAGCATTCGAGACATGCTGCTGTCTTATGCATCA GAAAAACAGACCCGTCTAGTCAGACAGTTCCACTTCCACGGTTGGCCAGAGATTGGAATCCCATCAGACGGAAAGGGAATGATTGACATTATTGCTGCAGTGCAGAAACAACAGCAACAATCTGGAAACAACCCAATAGTGGTGCATTGCAG TGCTGGTGCCGGTCGGACTGGAACCTTCATTGCCCTCAGTAACATCTTAGAGCGGGTGAAAGCCGAGGGGTTACTGGACGTATTCCAGACCGTGAAGAGTTTACGCACTCAGAGACCACATATGGTCCAAACTGTG GAACAATATGACTTCTGCTACAGAGTTGTGCAAGATTTTGTTGACATCTACTCTGACTATGCTAATTTCAAATGA
- the LOC128031361 gene encoding receptor-type tyrosine-protein phosphatase epsilon isoform X1, with the protein MMVLFLVSAALISNSSSHGNLTTESPQPQGSHVLASGLVTSLLLIIFLLLIAYILRFREQRKDLVTSVDKKLANGFSEDQEQTVVLLPRSPSPSKRYFPIPLDSLEEEFRLRLADDGKLFREEFNSLPCGFGCGTFEEASREENREKNRYPNILPYDHSRVLLSHIDGYMGSDYINASYIDGYREKNKFIAAQGPKPETVGDFWRMVWEHKSATIVMLTNTRERKEEKCYQYWPEQGCWIYGCVRVAMEDVTVLVDYTIRTFCVQHHAADGCRAPRLVTQLHFTSWPDFGVPLSPIGMLKFLKKVKTVNPAHAGPIIVHCSAGVGRTGTFIVIDAMMDMMHAEARVDVSGFVSRIRKQRCQLIQTDMQYSFIYQALLEHYLYGDTELDIASLEGHLHKLHNTHTQMDRVGLEEEFRKLTNVRIMKENMRTGNLPANMRKNRVLQIIPYDFNRVILSMKRGQEFTDYINASFLDGYRQKDYFIATQAPLAHTVQDFWRMVWEWKCHSIVMLTELKEREQEKCVRYWPGEGSVSFGEYVLELKRETLCETFSIRDMLLSYASEKQTRLVRQFHFHGWPEIGIPSDGKGMIDIIAAVQKQQQQSGNNPIVVHCSAGAGRTGTFIALSNILERVKAEGLLDVFQTVKSLRTQRPHMVQTVEQYDFCYRVVQDFVDIYSDYANFK; encoded by the exons ATGATGGTCCTGTTTCTAGTTTCAGCAGCTCTCATTTCAAACAGTTCCTCTCATGGAAACCTGACCACAG aGTCTCCACAGCCTCAGGGCTCACATGTCTTAGCCTCAGGTCTCGTCACCTCTCTCCTGCTCATCATCTTTCTTCTCCTCATCGCCTATATTCTGAG GTTTAGAGAGCAAAGGAAGGATCTTGTCACCTCGGTTGACAAAAAGTTGGCAAATGGCTTTTCGGAAGATCAAG AACAAACGGTGGTGCTCCTCCCCAGATCGCCCTCTCCATCAAAGCGTTATTTCCCCATTCCTCTGGACTCCCTGGAGGAAGAGTTTCGCCTACGCTTGGCAGATGATGGCAAACTGTTCAGAGAGGAATTTAAT TCTTTGCCATGCGGTTTTGGCTGTGGTACCTTTGAAGAGGCGAGCAGAGAGGAGAACAGAGAAAAGAACAGATATCCCAATATTCTGCCCT ATGACCACTCAAGAGTGCTGCTTTCACACATAGATGGATATATGGGCTCGGATTACATAAACGCCTCTTATATAGAT GGctacagagaaaaaaacaaatttattgCAGCTCAAG GCCCAAAACCAGAGACAGTGGGAGATTTCTGGAGGATGGTTTGGGAGCACAAATCTGCCACTATAGTCATGTTGACCAAcacaagagagagaaaagag GAAAAGTGCTATCAGTACTGGCCTGAGCAGGGCTGCTGGATCTACGGCTGTGTGAGGGTGGCAATGGAAGATGTCACAGTGTTGGTGGACTACACAATCAGGACGTTCTGTGTGCAGCAC CATGCTGCTGATGGCTGCAGAGCTCCAAGGTTGGTCACTCAGCTGCATTTCACCAGTTGGCCTGATTTTGGCGTACCCCTCTCCCCTATTGGCATGCTTAAGTTCCTCAAAAAAGTCAAGACTGTGAACCCTGCCCATGCTGGACCAATCATAGTGCACTGTAG CGCTGGGGTCGGCAGGACTGGGACGTTCATTGTGATTGACGCAATGATGGATATGATGCATGCTGAAGCGAGAGTCGACGTGTCCGGCTTTGTGTCCAGAATAAGAAAGCAGCGCTGTCAGCTCATTCAAACAGAT ATGCAGTATTCGTTCATTTACCAGGCACTTTTGGAGCATTACCTGTATGGTGACACAGAGTTAGACATTGCTTCTTTAGAAGGCCACCTCCACAaactccacaacacacacacacaaatggaccGAGTGGGTCTGGAGGAAGAGTTCAGA AAACTGACTAATGTCCGCATAATGAAAGAGAACATGAGAACCGGAAATCTGCCTGCCAACATGAGAAAAAACCGAGTACTGCAGATCATCCCAT ATGACTTCAACAGGGTAATATTATCAATGAAAAGAGGGCAAGAATTCACAGACTACATTAATGCATCTTTTTTAGAT GGTTATAGGCAGAAGGATTACTTCATAGCAACTCAGGCACCTTTGGCTCACACTGTGCAGGACTTCTGGCGCATGGTATGGGAGTGGAAGTGCCACTCTATTGTCATGCTTACTGagctgaaagagagagaacag GAGAAGTGTGTACGTTACTGGCCAGGAGAGGGAAGTGTTTCATTCGGAGAGTATGTACTGGAGCTGAAGAGAGAAACACTTTGTGAGACTTTCAGCATTCGAGACATGCTGCTGTCTTATGCATCA GAAAAACAGACCCGTCTAGTCAGACAGTTCCACTTCCACGGTTGGCCAGAGATTGGAATCCCATCAGACGGAAAGGGAATGATTGACATTATTGCTGCAGTGCAGAAACAACAGCAACAATCTGGAAACAACCCAATAGTGGTGCATTGCAG TGCTGGTGCCGGTCGGACTGGAACCTTCATTGCCCTCAGTAACATCTTAGAGCGGGTGAAAGCCGAGGGGTTACTGGACGTATTCCAGACCGTGAAGAGTTTACGCACTCAGAGACCACATATGGTCCAAACTGTG GAACAATATGACTTCTGCTACAGAGTTGTGCAAGATTTTGTTGACATCTACTCTGACTATGCTAATTTCAAATGA